The genomic region TGAAAAAGAAAATCAATAGTGATTTTAAAAAATTTAGTAAAAAATACTTCCTAATTTAGGAAGTATTTTTTACTAAAAATTATTGGACGCGTAAAGTTTTGTTAGGTAGGAAAAGGTTTAAATAATTTTGAAAAAAAAGTAATCACAATTTAATTATCATTTTATCTAAAAAATAAGTAATAAAACAAAATATTTAATATTAACAAACATAATCTTAATAAAAGGTTATAAAAACTCACTAAAATGCTTATAAAAACAACATTAAAATAATTTTTTACAAAAAAAATCATACATAAGAAATATATACTTAATTTGCATATTGAAATAATTTATAGTAAATGATTATTTTTTCTTTTTTTAAAAATACCTAAGAAAACTAAACGCGACCAAATTATTATTTTCATTGCATTAGCGAAACATTTGTTATATAATTTTATTGTTTTTATGCATTATAGCTTCGGTACAAGAGCAAAATGCAAAGGGAGAGATATAAATGCGACAAACGACAATTATTAATTCACAAGATGTGAAAAAAACATGATACATTATTGATGCCAGCGGTTTAATTTTAGGACGCTTAGCAACAAAAGTAGCAAGTATTTTAAGAGGTAAACATAAAGCAACATTTACCAGCCATGTTGATTGTGGTGATAATATTATCATTATTAATGCTCATAAAGTAATATTAAGTGGTAATAAGCTGAATAATAAAAAATATTATAATCACTCTGGTTTTGTTGGGGGTATGAGAGTGCGAACAGCTAAGGTAATGCAAGATAAGTATCCAATTGAGATGGTTGAAAGAACTATTAAAGGAATGTTACCGCATACTAGTTTGGGAAGAAAACAAGGTAAAAATTTATTTGTTTATGATAGTGAAAAGCACCCGCATAGTGCTCAAATGCCAAAACTATTAGTATTACAAGAAGAAGGGAGTTAATCGATTTAATGAAAATAAAAAAAGAAATTATTTATCGTGGTACGGGTAGAAGAAAAAAATCAGTAGCGCAAGTAGTATTAACTTCAGGAAAAGGGAATATTACTATTAATAATAAACCGGCACTTATTTTTTTTCCTTATGCAACATTAATCCAAGAGTTAGAACAACCATTATTGGTAACGGATATGAAAGAAAGCTTTGATATTAATGTTAAAGTTAATGGTGGTGGTTTTAGCGGTCAAGCTGGAGCTACGAGATTAGGTATTGCAAGAGCATTATTAGCATATTCACCAGATTATCGGATGAAGTTAAGGCAAAAAGGTTTAATAACTTGTGATTCACGAATTAAAGAAAGAGATAAGTATGGATTAAAAGGTCCCCGAGCAGGAAAGCAATTTTCAAAAAGATAATTTATATTTTAGCATATATCTCAAATATATGCTTTAATGGGACTATAGCTCAGTTGGTTAGAGCGCACGCTTGATAAGCGTGAGGTCGGTGGTTCAAGTCCACTTAGTCCCACCATTGATGGGCCCGTAGCTCAGCTGGGAGAGCACCTGCCTTGCACGCAGGGGGTCGGCGGTTCAATCCCGTTCGGGTCCACCATTTTAATTTCATTAATGACTTAAACTTAATTTTATTGTTTGAATAATAAATAAAATTAAGTTTTTTTGTTAAAATCATTTACAACAATTTATTTATTGTTAAAATTGTTTTATTATTAGATGTAATGTATTTGGGAGACTTGTTGTAATGAAAAAAAGAGTAAAGTTTAAAAAGCCTAGTTTTTCCAAGCAAGTGAAATTATTTTTTCAAAAAATTCATAATACTAAATTTACTCGCATTATGAGAAGTTTGTTATTGCTAACATTAGCAGCATTACTATTAACTTTAACTTTTAATTATTTTATTAATCCCGTAGGTTTTTACAATGGTGGTTTTAGTGGGATATCGCAAATTATTGTTTATTCAATTTTTTCATCACCTAAAGAGCAAGCGATGTGGTTTTACATTGTTGTTTTAATGTTAAATATTCCTTTTGTAATTTTTGGATATTTTAAAGTTGGCCGATATTTTACTGTTTATACTTTATTTTTTATGTTAATGCAAACAGCATGAAACTTTATTTTACGAGCAATTCCGATTTTAGATCAATTAAAAATTATGGAAGAATTAATTTTACCTAAGGATACTGATACGGGAAAAGCAGTGATGACTTTAGCGGCTTTTATTTATGCTTTTATTGGTTCAATTATTTGAGGTTTTGCTATCGCAATTGCTTTTATTGCTGGTGGTAGTTCTGGTGGTTCAGATTTTTTAGCTGCTTATTTAGCAGTGTGAAAAAAACAAGGTGTTGGTAAATTTCAAAAATATATGAATTATGCAATTATTGTTTTAGCAATTTTAATTAAATACTTTGTGCAAAAAAATGAAGATAATTTAATTTATGCTTTTTTTAAAAATTTTACTTTATATGTATCAATTATTTTTGCAACGATTAGTACTGTTGTTACTAATTTTATTTATCCAAAATTTAAATTAGTTAATGTGATGATTTTTACAAAATTACCATTAGATGTTTGTGAATATTTTAAAACTCATGAATATCCTCATGATACTACTTTAATTAGTTCTAGTGATATTAAGAGTGGTAAGGTTTCGGGAACAATTTTTGCGACAATTTCTTTAATAGAATATAAAAAAGTTAAATATAATGTAACAAGAATTGATAATAAAGCGTTTATTGTTGTTATTCCCGTGACGATGGTTTATGGTACCTTTAATATTCAAAGGTTTAATTAATATTCAAAATGCTAACCAAGGAGTTGACCAATGAAGCAAGGTTTTCTAAGATTTTTAAAAATAGTTGATTGGAAATTTATTACGATGGCAATTGCGATTATTTTAATAATTTTTTCATTACCAATTGTTATTTTAACGGAAAAGGAAACTATTATTCATAATGGTAAACCAGAATTTGTTTTAAGAAATAATTTAACATCGTTATTAGCAATGGTATTTTTTACTTCTGGTAATAGTCTTTTTTTTCAAAGATTAATGACATCACCAGAGTTTTTAGCTTTAATTGTGCTAATAATTAATATTATTGTTTATAGTTTAGCTGGGATTTTTTATATGACGAAAGGAATTTCCAAAAAAAGCGTATTATTTCTACAATATCTTTTTTAACAATTATGGTTTTAATTGGTTTTATTTTGTTAATTTTATTTATTGTTCAAAAAAATCGTGAAATTAGTGGGTGAAATTATGTTTATATTTTCCATCGTATTAATTTACAAAGTGTGTATTTTTTACCATTTTTAGGTTATATTCTCTATTTTGTTAGTTTTGGTCTATACTTATAATAAGGAGGTTTATAAATGCAATTCGTTATTCGTGATAAAAATATTGAAGTAACTGAGGCGATTCGTGAACGCATTATTAATAGTTTAGAAAAAATTAGTAAATATAAAATTATTAATCTTGATGATACTATTCATGTTGAAGTAAGAACTTATAAAGAAAATTTAAGTCGAGTTCGTGTTGTTCTTGATTTAAAAGGAAAGAGTAATCATTTACACGCTGAAGGTCAGCATATTGATTTATATGTTGCTATTGATGAGGTGCGTCATAAGTTAGA from Spiroplasma endosymbiont of Lonchoptera lutea harbors:
- a CDS encoding YitT family protein, translated to MKKRVKFKKPSFSKQVKLFFQKIHNTKFTRIMRSLLLLTLAALLLTLTFNYFINPVGFYNGGFSGISQIIVYSIFSSPKEQAMWFYIVVLMLNIPFVIFGYFKVGRYFTVYTLFFMLMQTAWNFILRAIPILDQLKIMEELILPKDTDTGKAVMTLAAFIYAFIGSIIWGFAIAIAFIAGGSSGGSDFLAAYLAVWKKQGVGKFQKYMNYAIIVLAILIKYFVQKNEDNLIYAFFKNFTLYVSIIFATISTVVTNFIYPKFKLVNVMIFTKLPLDVCEYFKTHEYPHDTTLISSSDIKSGKVSGTIFATISLIEYKKVKYNVTRIDNKAFIVVIPVTMVYGTFNIQRFN
- the rplM gene encoding 50S ribosomal protein L13; amino-acid sequence: MRQTTIINSQDVKKTWYIIDASGLILGRLATKVASILRGKHKATFTSHVDCGDNIIIINAHKVILSGNKLNNKKYYNHSGFVGGMRVRTAKVMQDKYPIEMVERTIKGMLPHTSLGRKQGKNLFVYDSEKHPHSAQMPKLLVLQEEGS
- the rpsI gene encoding 30S ribosomal protein S9; the protein is MKIKKEIIYRGTGRRKKSVAQVVLTSGKGNITINNKPALIFFPYATLIQELEQPLLVTDMKESFDINVKVNGGGFSGQAGATRLGIARALLAYSPDYRMKLRQKGLITCDSRIKERDKYGLKGPRAGKQFSKR
- the hpf gene encoding ribosome hibernation-promoting factor, HPF/YfiA family — protein: MQFVIRDKNIEVTEAIRERIINSLEKISKYKIINLDDTIHVEVRTYKENLSRVRVVLDLKGKSNHLHAEGQHIDLYVAIDEVRHKLEEQLRRMKDRWIPRGKEKFTKVEFPVDLTLDEDI